The following coding sequences are from one Arachis hypogaea cultivar Tifrunner chromosome 7, arahy.Tifrunner.gnm2.J5K5, whole genome shotgun sequence window:
- the LOC140174323 gene encoding uncharacterized protein produces MVNFLAETTHSDSDVPIWELHMDGASNVQYGVAGLILTKGEDLVIEASIKFDFSISNNQAEYEALFERLTLALDVGATKMTVFSDSQFVTFQVNGEYQAWDPLLEQYLKKSIRGGAHKIHYDETRCSNPLFIHGQHVDEPDL; encoded by the exons ATGGTCAATTTCCTGGCAGAAACGACGCACTCTGATTCCGACGTACCGATATGGGAGCTTCATATGGATGGAGCTTCCAATGTCCAGTATGGGGTAGCAGGCCTCATCTTAACCAAAGGAGAAGACTTGGTGATCGAGGCCtctattaaatttgatttttctaTCTCAAATAATCAAGCTGAGTATGAGGCTTTGTTTGAAAGGTTGACGCTAGCTCTGGATGTCGGAGCAACGAAAATGACTGTGTTTAGTGATTCACAGTTTGTGACCTTCCAAGTTAATGGGGAATACCAAGCATGGGACCCGTTATTAGAACAGTACTTGAAAAAAAGTATAAGAG GAGGTGCTCACAAAATCCACTATGATGAAACCCGATGTTCCAACCCTTTGTTCATCCACGGTCAACACGTGGATGAACCCGATTTGTGA